AGAAACTCTGATTAATAGTGATGCAACAATGTAAGATGACCTATGTTCTGTAAGCATTCACAAATTTCCTGGAAGTTTACATTAGTGAATACACTTTTATTAAGACCAACATTAGCACTTGTTTTCACTAATGAGAAAGAACTCTGAAGAggagttttgctttaaaaaattatgctAACATACTAATGTTGGGCTTTAAGGCAAGTGGACTAGCATACTTGaacttacaaaaagaaaaagcttgtCATGCTAAAATATACATGTGAGACAAGGCTACAGCATACTGACACCATCTCCTGGAAAGATAAACTGAATTGTTAAGActgcaaataattttcttttttttttttttaagactgcaaATAATTTTCTTATCTCTACACCTACACATATCATAAGCAATtaaggatatttaaaaaaaaagcaaatgaagacTAACTTCAAcatttctggtttgtttttcatGTCAAGGAAATGATTAGATTGTGAATTATTCTTTCCCCCTTTTGTGGGTGCCTATCTTTTGGCTTttggtaaatgcatagtacaaaAACACTGTTTCAGCTGTGATTCCTTCACTCAAATCTCCCTTTCCTGTGCGACTGCCTAAGAATTTCAATCTCTTTTTGCTTTATCACAGGCTGGGGAAAAAACCAAGAAATTTTGAGATCAGTGTCATATGGGGGAGAAAATGCATGCAAGTAACATATATGAAAAATTtagtaaataaaatgtaagactctggagaaaaaaatactttataattATCAAACCAGAGATTTATAGTTATTCTTTCCACTGTCTAATCTGAAGCTATGAACATGAACATTGAATTCTCTAGAAAGTATGTTAAAAGTTATCAAAATGCCTAAAATATATCAATACTAAATAATTAACTAAATAATAATGGTTCTGGGCTTTTCTGTTTATGTCAATGATCTGAAAATTTCTTACATTCTAACAAAATTTACTGTAGGAGCAATACTATCTATTAATGTAAATCATCAATTTATTGGCATCATGAACATCCTAAGTGACTCTCCTCTTTAGCAAATTCCTCATGGCAACCTTCACCTCTGCATTCCTCACTGTATAAATGATAGGATTTAACATGGGACATAGGATTGCATAGAACACGGTCACCCACTTGTCTGCAGGGTAAGTGGCCACAGGACGCATGTGGGTGAATATACAAGGGACAAAAAAAATCACCACTACTGTAAAGTGGGAGCCACATGTGGAGAGGGCTTTGCGTCGTCCTTTAGAGCCATGGGACTTCAGGCAGCTCAGGATGACTATGTaggagatgaggagcaggaaaaaaatgAGCAAGCACATGCCCCCTGTGTTAGCTGCCACCACCATTCCAAGAGTGTAGGTGTGGCTACAGGCAAGTTTTAATAATGAGAAGAAATCACACATAAAGTGATCAATGACATTTGAGCCACAGAAGGTCAAGTCCATGGTGAAAAAAATCTGCACAGTGGCATGCAGGGTCCCCCCGATCCAAGCCACCACCGCCAGGAGCTTGCAGAGCCCCTGTTGCATGATGGTCGCATAGTGCAgaggtttgcagatggccacgtagcggtcataggccatgacaaTGAGGACAATAACCTCTACTCCTCCCAGGAAGTGCTCCACAAAGAGCTGAGTCAGGCAGCCACCCCAGGAGATGGTTCTCCTCTGGTGCAGCAGGTCAGTGATCAGTTTGGGCGTGGTGACAGAGGTGAAGATGGCATCTATGAAGGACAAGTGagtgagaaagaagtacatgggagcTGAAAGTGTGGG
This is a stretch of genomic DNA from Dama dama isolate Ldn47 chromosome 18, ASM3311817v1, whole genome shotgun sequence. It encodes these proteins:
- the LOC133073004 gene encoding olfactory receptor 4C3D-like produces the protein MEPLTSSNNMTKFLLLGLTQNPQLQKILFVVLLPIFLFTVLANLLIVITISLSPTLSAPMYFFLTHLSFIDAIFTSVTTPKLITDLLHQRRTISWGGCLTQLFVEHFLGGVEVIVLIVMAYDRYVAICKPLHYATIMQQGLCKLLAVVAWIGGTLHATVQIFFTMDLTFCGSNVIDHFMCDFFSLLKLACSHTYTLGMVVAANTGGMCLLIFFLLLISYIVILSCLKSHGSKGRRKALSTCGSHFTVVVIFFVPCIFTHMRPVATYPADKWVTVFYAILCPMLNPIIYTVRNAEVKVAMRNLLKRRVT